Proteins encoded in a region of the Candidatus Cloacimonadota bacterium genome:
- a CDS encoding IMP cyclohydrolase, which produces MKDDLSALENMVYSGRGIIIGVTPSGNTFISYFLTGRSHSSRARKLVQQQKTKIIRTEVTDKQQLKQGDLTLLLYPAIIPIRNTLIAGNGAQTQLLYSKIKNSMDKMTDNIFSLSDIMKKAFSEPFFVYDKKNDKMIDLTNYEPDPPNNTPRITAAVCGWNGTMHITRCENTRKNSETHEIILSSGKGNLITTYKGDNEEPLKPFMGKPLDVIINSETADNLAENIYSAICSRKKQRNDYMIGVAVMLQNKKTKGLETKIINKIEKGK; this is translated from the coding sequence ATGAAAGACGATTTAAGTGCATTAGAAAATATGGTTTATAGTGGAAGGGGGATAATTATAGGTGTTACCCCTTCTGGAAATACATTTATAAGTTATTTCTTAACTGGAAGAAGCCATTCAAGCCGCGCAAGAAAATTAGTGCAGCAACAAAAAACAAAAATAATAAGAACAGAGGTCACAGACAAACAACAATTAAAACAGGGTGATTTAACTTTGTTATTATACCCAGCTATTATTCCAATAAGAAATACATTAATCGCCGGCAATGGCGCCCAAACACAACTCCTTTATTCTAAAATTAAAAATTCAATGGATAAAATGACTGACAATATCTTTTCTCTTTCTGATATTATGAAAAAAGCATTCAGCGAGCCGTTTTTTGTTTATGACAAAAAAAATGACAAGATGATAGACCTAACAAATTATGAGCCAGACCCACCAAATAATACTCCAAGAATAACAGCAGCAGTTTGTGGCTGGAACGGAACTATGCATATTACCCGTTGTGAAAATACAAGAAAAAATTCAGAAACACACGAAATAATATTGAGTTCTGGCAAAGGGAACTTAATAACCACATATAAAGGCGACAATGAAGAGCCGCTTAAGCCATTTATGGGAAAACCATTAGATGTTATAATTAATTCTGAAACAGCTGATAACCTTGCAGAAAATATTTATTCAGCAATATGTAGCAGAAAAAAACAAAGAAATGATTATATGATAGGTGTTGCTGTAATGTTACAAAACAAAAAAACAAAAGGTTTAGAAACGAAAATAATCAATAAAATTGAGAAGGGGAAATAA
- a CDS encoding IMP cyclohydrolase: MSKKIQLGRYGENPHQTAWKEIDESYDGPNVLTKILHGKPLSYNNLLDANTALEVMLDFPREPAAVVVKHQNPCGLATGYDLKEAFKNAWFGDEVSAFGSVVGYSQKVDQDVVKLLTNKFVEVLVAPDYDESALTWIKRKKSKKNLRVIPTGNLENPPNFIEKHYIRGGVISQTQNNKICLGDKIEDILTKPKLRTEPKTGTKYKIGCVTKKKFKNNMENLVRFAIIAGKHVKSNAIILAYEYQTGKCRLLGIGAGQPNRKDSVEKLVIPKAKENLMRQYFREQSLDYIITMDRIIHDKECENKISKEIEAYTKNILSSEKMVLFSDAFFPFRDGLVAAAQSGIRYIVQPGGSKMDESIIKAANEYGLAMSFTGIRHFRH; the protein is encoded by the coding sequence ATGAGTAAGAAAATTCAGTTAGGCAGATATGGCGAAAATCCTCATCAAACTGCATGGAAAGAAATTGATGAATCATATGATGGACCGAATGTTTTAACAAAAATTTTACATGGAAAACCGTTAAGTTATAATAATCTACTTGATGCAAACACAGCATTAGAGGTAATGTTAGATTTTCCAAGAGAGCCTGCAGCGGTTGTAGTGAAACATCAGAACCCTTGTGGATTGGCAACCGGTTATGACTTAAAAGAAGCCTTTAAGAATGCCTGGTTTGGTGATGAAGTTAGTGCATTCGGTTCTGTTGTCGGTTATTCACAAAAAGTAGATCAAGATGTAGTAAAACTATTAACTAACAAATTTGTAGAAGTGTTAGTTGCACCTGATTATGATGAATCTGCTTTAACCTGGATTAAGAGAAAGAAATCTAAAAAAAACCTTCGGGTTATTCCAACCGGGAACTTAGAAAACCCACCGAATTTTATAGAAAAACATTATATCAGAGGTGGCGTAATTTCTCAAACACAGAATAATAAAATTTGTCTTGGTGATAAAATTGAGGATATTCTAACAAAACCCAAACTCAGAACCGAGCCAAAAACTGGAACTAAATATAAAATAGGATGTGTAACCAAAAAAAAATTTAAAAATAATATGGAAAACCTTGTAAGATTTGCGATTATTGCAGGGAAACATGTTAAATCAAATGCAATTATTTTAGCATATGAGTACCAAACCGGAAAGTGTAGATTATTAGGCATAGGGGCGGGTCAACCAAACAGGAAAGATTCTGTAGAAAAATTAGTAATTCCAAAAGCAAAAGAAAATTTGATGAGACAATACTTTAGAGAACAAAGTTTGGATTATATTATAACTATGGATAGAATAATTCATGACAAAGAATGTGAAAATAAAATATCAAAAGAAATTGAAGCATATACAAAAAATATTTTATCCTCGGAAAAGATGGTTTTATTTTCTGATGCCTTTTTCCCTTTTAGAGATGGTTTAGTTGCTGCGGCACAATCAGGCATTAGATATATTGTTCAACCAGGAGGCTCAAAAATGGATGAAAGTATTATTAAAGCTGCAAACGAATATGGATTAGCTATGAGTTTCACTGGCATCCGCCATTTCCGACATTGA
- the guaB gene encoding IMP dehydrogenase, translating into MNNKKPLPKSAFFELMKHDKISLTFDDVSLKTGYSETLPKDISTNSKFSKNISLNIPIISAAMDTVTEYPLAIEMAKLGGIGVIHKNLTPEEQSYHVSRVKFYLNGLIDKPKFVYEDQTISSVLKRREEKNYEFRTFPVLNRNGKLTGILTGNDFDFCDDYSRLVKEVMTKNVITLPQDADLNKAYTLMVKEKKKALPLVDKQQRLIALYTLKDLKRIKNKESDLYNLDENGQLRVAAAMGVGKKALLRLEKLVKENLDVVVIDTAHADSKKVYETINEIKNSYRLDVVAGNISEPDSALRLIKAGVDGIKVGQGPGSICTTRVVAGIGAPQLTAIYECSKIADEFNIPVCADGGIKFSGDIAKAIGAGAHSVMIGNMLAGTKESPGEIVFLNGRNWKDYRGMGSSGAMKFEGARERYNQISKDKLVPEGIEGLVPYKGKLKDIMFQYVGGLKSGMGYVGAKDIKEMREKADFRRLTQSGKIESHPHDVYITKESPNYSLKHDV; encoded by the coding sequence ATGAATAATAAAAAACCACTTCCAAAAAGTGCCTTTTTTGAATTAATGAAACATGATAAGATATCTTTAACTTTTGATGATGTTTCATTAAAAACAGGATACTCTGAGACACTGCCAAAAGACATCTCTACAAATTCAAAATTTTCAAAGAACATTTCCTTGAATATACCTATAATAAGTGCTGCAATGGATACTGTTACAGAATATCCCTTAGCAATTGAAATGGCAAAGTTAGGCGGTATTGGGGTAATTCATAAAAATCTGACCCCAGAAGAACAAAGTTATCATGTTTCCAGAGTTAAATTTTATCTCAATGGATTAATAGACAAACCAAAATTTGTTTATGAGGACCAAACAATTAGCTCTGTTCTCAAAAGAAGAGAAGAAAAGAATTATGAGTTTCGCACATTCCCAGTATTAAACAGAAATGGAAAATTAACGGGCATATTAACTGGCAATGATTTTGATTTTTGCGATGATTATTCCAGATTAGTAAAAGAGGTAATGACAAAAAATGTAATCACTCTTCCACAAGATGCTGATTTAAATAAAGCCTATACCCTTATGGTAAAAGAGAAAAAAAAGGCATTACCACTTGTTGATAAACAACAAAGACTAATCGCTTTGTATACATTAAAAGACCTTAAGAGAATCAAGAATAAAGAATCTGACCTGTATAATCTTGATGAAAATGGACAGCTAAGAGTTGCCGCTGCAATGGGAGTTGGTAAAAAAGCACTTTTACGGTTAGAAAAATTAGTAAAAGAAAATCTTGATGTAGTTGTTATAGACACAGCCCACGCGGATTCAAAAAAAGTATATGAGACAATAAATGAGATTAAAAATTCATATAGGTTAGATGTTGTTGCAGGAAATATATCTGAACCAGACTCTGCATTAAGACTAATAAAAGCAGGAGTTGATGGAATAAAAGTCGGTCAAGGCCCTGGCTCAATATGTACAACAAGAGTTGTTGCAGGAATCGGGGCTCCCCAACTTACTGCAATATATGAATGCAGCAAGATTGCAGATGAATTTAATATTCCAGTCTGTGCCGACGGCGGGATAAAATTTTCTGGAGATATTGCTAAAGCTATTGGAGCAGGAGCGCATTCTGTTATGATTGGAAATATGCTCGCTGGAACAAAAGAAAGTCCTGGAGAGATTGTCTTTCTAAATGGAAGAAACTGGAAAGATTATAGAGGTATGGGCTCATCAGGAGCTATGAAATTTGAAGGTGCAAGAGAAAGATATAACCAAATAAGTAAGGACAAATTAGTTCCAGAAGGAATTGAAGGGCTAGTGCCTTACAAAGGAAAATTAAAAGATATTATGTTTCAATATGTTGGGGGCCTCAAGAGTGGAATGGGATATGTTGGAGCAAAGGATATTAAAGAAATGAGAGAAAAAGCAGATTTTAGAAGACTTACTCAATCAGGAAAAATAGAGTCACACCCTCACGATGTTTACATAACAAAAGAATCACCTAATTATTCCTTAAAACATGATGTCTAA
- a CDS encoding amidophosphoribosyltransferase, whose translation MCGIIGIISNKPVCEDLVRGLHALQHRGIQSSGMISYNSLKKKFSSPIRGQGSSTEVFRNTKLSNIVDNIAIGHNRYATSGDNVLIDAQPIYIQKPGVAISHNGQIANYLSLRKKLEKQQSYSFFTNCDVEALLFALSQNLIEEKSYQAKNTPSFVKEKLFPALEKTMSTKSKYHTIGAYSTVAIISNHGLLAFKDPHGVRPLSFAKKEKNKTIQYVFTSETTALHFLKDFQDSYELKPGEAMFIDFDLNVYHKKINQQQEKVCPFESVYFAQVDSKLNGQQVYDARYKLGSALAEHYSELKNIVDTVIAVPKSPIPAAIAIANRWNKPYGGIIARPSHSPIRAFQQDAKKRKKSIDDKLLFIKSRINKKSIGLVDDSIVRGETSKKVVHKLYELGAREVHLFSTYPPYIGICAGGIDTPTQEELLLNNNSKEDIEQARKKIGATTLNYLPLEKMLKAVNLTLETACLGCTKRQYPFDMRDYSRFRELRKKYRTRLGAETDKAKCLTK comes from the coding sequence ATGTGTGGTATTATTGGTATAATCAGCAATAAACCAGTTTGTGAAGATTTAGTCAGAGGCCTTCACGCTTTACAACATCGGGGTATACAATCTTCTGGAATGATAAGCTATAACTCTCTTAAAAAGAAATTTAGTTCACCTATCAGAGGTCAGGGCTCAAGCACAGAAGTTTTTCGTAATACTAAATTAAGTAACATAGTGGATAATATTGCAATAGGTCACAATCGTTATGCAACATCTGGTGATAATGTTTTAATAGATGCTCAACCAATCTACATCCAAAAACCAGGAGTAGCAATCTCTCACAATGGTCAAATAGCTAATTATTTAAGTTTAAGAAAAAAATTGGAAAAACAACAATCATACTCATTCTTCACAAATTGTGATGTTGAAGCATTGTTGTTTGCCTTATCCCAAAATTTGATAGAAGAGAAATCCTATCAGGCTAAAAATACACCTTCTTTTGTAAAAGAAAAGCTTTTTCCTGCTTTAGAAAAAACAATGAGTACTAAATCAAAATACCATACTATTGGAGCATATTCAACAGTGGCAATTATTTCTAATCATGGTTTGTTAGCATTTAAGGACCCACATGGAGTCAGGCCATTAAGTTTTGCCAAAAAAGAAAAAAATAAGACAATCCAATATGTCTTTACATCTGAAACAACAGCCCTTCATTTTCTAAAGGATTTTCAAGATTCATACGAGCTTAAGCCAGGAGAGGCAATGTTCATTGACTTTGACCTTAATGTTTATCATAAAAAAATAAATCAACAACAAGAAAAGGTTTGCCCGTTTGAGTCGGTTTATTTTGCTCAAGTGGATTCCAAACTAAATGGGCAGCAAGTTTATGATGCACGCTACAAGCTTGGTTCTGCTTTAGCAGAACATTATTCAGAATTAAAAAATATTGTTGATACGGTAATAGCAGTCCCAAAATCTCCAATTCCAGCGGCAATAGCCATTGCTAACAGATGGAATAAACCATATGGTGGAATAATCGCTCGGCCTTCTCACTCTCCAATAAGAGCATTTCAGCAGGACGCTAAAAAAAGAAAAAAATCTATTGATGATAAGCTGCTTTTTATTAAATCACGCATCAACAAAAAAAGCATAGGTTTAGTTGATGATAGTATTGTTCGTGGAGAAACCTCCAAAAAAGTAGTTCATAAACTATATGAATTGGGTGCAAGAGAAGTACATCTATTTTCAACCTATCCACCTTATATAGGAATCTGCGCTGGAGGGATAGACACACCAACACAAGAAGAGCTGCTCTTAAATAATAACAGTAAAGAAGACATAGAACAAGCGAGGAAAAAGATTGGAGCAACAACATTAAATTATCTTCCGCTTGAAAAAATGCTCAAAGCTGTGAATTTAACTTTAGAAACAGCTTGTCTGGGATGCACAAAAAGACAATACCCTTTTGATATGCGAGACTATTCAAGATTTCGGGAACTTCGCAAAAAATATCGCACCCGTCTGGGCGCCGAGACCGATAAAGCAAAATGCCTAACCAAATAA
- a CDS encoding AIR synthase-related protein, producing MPNQIRIKSKIPDARALVRKKHIEDTILGKITGIEIVDVYTLEARMSHSKLESIASMLSNPITQESIVNKYPIQNKFDWAIEVGFLPGVTDNIGNTTRELIEDLFKTKFPPTQGVYSSQVTFISGKLSKKQIKDIADNLYNPLIQRVQIKSYDEVKANGFGIIVPKVKLDRTPKVNLVDILNASDYELSIIGKKGIKNEDGNRNGPLALDLKYMKAIQEYFKKQGRNPNDIELESLAQSWSEHCKHTIFADPLDEITDGLFKTYIQGSTEKIRKKKADKDICVSVFTDNSGAIVFDENYLITCKVETHNSPSALNPFGGAITGIVGVNRDTIGFGLGAKPIINTYGYCFADPKSKDSLYKGPNFTQKMLSSRRILEGVINGVNVGGNCSGIPTPQGFLTFDKNYRGKPLVFVGTVGLIPRKSANRLSHQKKAQPGDYIIMVGGKVGQDGIHGATFSSEIMGSKSPATAVQIGDPITQKKLSDALVKEARDLGLYNSITDNGAGGLSSSVGEMAKESNGCYVNLGKVPSKYLGLEPWKIWISESQERMTLAVPEEKWDKFSNLMERRGVEASIIGKFTDSGKCVIDYNDTTIMDIDINFLHNGLPKRPMRTGYSKLTHQEPIIPKLEDLTDTLYSMLKRLNIANFEFISQQYDHEVQGGSVIKPLQGKGRVNGDTTVTRPLLDSNKGIILSQGINPNYSNISTYHMAACAIDTAVRNAVATGANLDHLTLLDNFCWCSSDEPKRLRQLKYAVRACYDYSVAYGTPFISGKDSMFNDFKGYNKNNEPIKISIPPTLLISSIGVIKDSRKAISLDAKFAGDLVYVLGESNEELGGSEYFAMIGEQQRGEKYIGNTVPRVDAKKNKKLYEALSKAIDKNLIASSQSINKGGLAIALAKTAMGGRLGLEASLEKLPGDCSRDDFALYSESQGRIVVTVAPQYKKAFEKIMKGNNFAKIGTIKKDNSFIVKGKKGNKIIDTTTDLMLKSYKSTFKDY from the coding sequence ATGCCTAACCAAATAAGAATAAAATCCAAAATCCCGGATGCACGGGCTTTGGTCAGAAAAAAGCACATAGAAGACACCATTTTGGGAAAAATTACTGGTATAGAAATTGTTGATGTTTACACACTTGAGGCAAGGATGAGCCATTCTAAATTAGAATCTATTGCTTCAATGCTTTCTAATCCAATAACCCAGGAATCAATTGTCAATAAATATCCAATACAGAATAAATTTGACTGGGCAATAGAAGTTGGCTTCCTTCCAGGGGTTACGGACAACATAGGAAACACAACAAGAGAACTAATTGAAGATTTATTCAAAACTAAATTTCCTCCAACACAAGGAGTATACAGTTCCCAGGTTACATTTATTTCAGGAAAGCTATCCAAAAAACAGATTAAGGATATTGCAGATAACCTATACAATCCATTAATACAAAGAGTTCAGATTAAAAGCTATGACGAAGTTAAGGCTAATGGATTTGGTATTATTGTTCCAAAAGTTAAATTAGACAGAACGCCAAAAGTAAACCTTGTAGATATCCTTAATGCAAGCGATTATGAATTAAGTATAATTGGGAAAAAAGGAATTAAAAATGAGGATGGAAACAGGAACGGTCCATTAGCCTTAGACTTAAAATACATGAAAGCAATACAGGAATATTTCAAAAAGCAAGGCAGAAACCCAAATGATATTGAATTAGAGTCTCTTGCCCAATCATGGTCAGAGCACTGCAAACATACAATCTTTGCAGACCCATTAGATGAAATCACTGATGGTTTATTCAAAACATACATTCAAGGCTCAACTGAAAAAATCAGAAAAAAAAAGGCAGACAAAGACATCTGTGTTTCAGTATTCACAGACAATTCTGGGGCCATAGTCTTTGACGAAAATTATCTAATCACTTGTAAAGTAGAGACTCATAACAGTCCTTCTGCCTTGAATCCTTTTGGTGGTGCTATCACTGGAATAGTTGGGGTTAATCGTGATACAATTGGCTTTGGTCTTGGCGCAAAACCGATAATCAATACATATGGTTATTGTTTTGCTGACCCAAAAAGCAAGGACAGCCTCTACAAAGGTCCAAATTTTACGCAAAAAATGCTTTCTTCAAGGAGAATTCTTGAAGGGGTAATTAATGGAGTCAATGTCGGAGGAAATTGTTCTGGCATTCCCACACCACAAGGCTTTCTTACTTTTGACAAGAATTACAGGGGAAAGCCACTTGTGTTTGTAGGCACGGTTGGCTTAATTCCAAGAAAAAGTGCAAATAGATTATCACACCAAAAAAAGGCACAGCCAGGAGATTACATTATAATGGTTGGTGGTAAAGTTGGGCAGGATGGCATTCATGGTGCCACTTTTTCTTCAGAAATAATGGGTTCAAAAAGTCCTGCAACTGCTGTCCAGATAGGAGACCCAATTACTCAAAAGAAATTAAGTGACGCCCTTGTAAAAGAAGCACGCGACCTTGGATTATACAACAGCATAACTGATAATGGTGCTGGTGGTTTATCCAGCTCTGTTGGAGAAATGGCAAAAGAAAGTAATGGATGCTATGTCAACCTTGGTAAAGTCCCTTCAAAATATTTAGGGCTTGAGCCCTGGAAAATCTGGATTTCTGAATCGCAGGAAAGAATGACTCTTGCAGTACCTGAGGAAAAATGGGATAAATTCTCAAATTTAATGGAAAGGCGCGGTGTAGAAGCAAGCATTATTGGTAAATTTACTGATTCAGGAAAATGTGTTATTGACTATAACGATACGACAATCATGGATATTGATATAAATTTCTTACATAATGGACTGCCAAAACGACCTATGAGAACAGGTTATAGCAAATTAACACATCAGGAGCCAATTATTCCAAAATTGGAAGACCTAACAGACACACTCTACTCAATGCTTAAACGGTTAAACATTGCAAATTTTGAGTTTATTTCGCAACAATATGACCATGAAGTTCAAGGTGGTTCAGTGATAAAACCATTACAAGGAAAAGGCAGAGTAAATGGAGACACTACAGTAACAAGACCACTTTTAGACTCCAATAAAGGAATAATTCTTTCCCAGGGCATCAATCCAAATTATAGCAACATTAGCACATATCATATGGCTGCTTGTGCAATTGACACCGCTGTTAGAAATGCTGTTGCTACTGGCGCAAACCTTGATCACCTTACCTTGTTAGATAATTTCTGTTGGTGCAGTTCTGATGAGCCAAAGAGATTAAGACAATTAAAATACGCGGTTAGGGCATGTTATGATTACTCTGTGGCTTATGGAACCCCATTTATATCTGGTAAAGATAGCATGTTCAATGATTTTAAGGGTTATAATAAAAACAATGAACCAATAAAAATATCAATCCCACCAACATTACTAATATCCTCAATTGGGGTTATAAAAGATTCAAGAAAAGCAATTTCATTAGATGCAAAATTTGCAGGGGATTTAGTTTATGTTTTAGGAGAAAGCAATGAAGAACTTGGGGGCTCTGAATACTTTGCAATGATTGGTGAGCAACAGAGAGGAGAAAAATACATTGGAAATACTGTACCAAGAGTAGATGCTAAAAAAAACAAAAAATTGTATGAGGCATTATCAAAAGCCATAGATAAAAACTTAATTGCATCTTCACAAAGTATCAACAAAGGTGGTCTTGCGATAGCATTAGCGAAAACAGCTATGGGGGGAAGATTAGGATTAGAAGCTTCTTTGGAAAAACTTCCAGGAGACTGTTCAAGAGATGATTTTGCACTCTACTCTGAAAGTCAGGGAAGAATTGTTGTAACAGTAGCACCACAATACAAAAAGGCATTTGAAAAAATCATGAAAGGTAATAATTTTGCTAAAATAGGAACTATCAAAAAAGATAATTCATTTATTGTAAAAGGAAAAAAGGGAAATAAAATAATCGATACAACCACAGACTTGATGTTAAAGTCATACAAATCCACATTTAAAGATTATTAA
- a CDS encoding phosphoribosylformylglycinamidine synthase subunit PurQ — translation MAKPNVLVMTGYGINCDEETSFAFEKAGANSEIVHINDLIDGYKKLNDYQILVLPGGFSYGDDTGSGNALANKIKNNFWYEIKDFVEKDHLAIGICNGFQVMVNLGLLPALDKQYGERNVALIYNNSARYIDRWVDLQFKGNSPWINGIDKISLPIAHKEGKFYTEPKILAKIKEHNLIAAKYIKGSICKYQSLKANPNGSLEDIASITDESKRLIGIMPHPERAIDFTQLPNWTLSKEKYQRKGKKLPEQGPELQIFRNAVKYFQ, via the coding sequence ATGGCAAAACCAAATGTTTTGGTAATGACTGGATATGGGATTAATTGTGATGAAGAAACTAGCTTTGCCTTTGAAAAAGCAGGAGCAAATTCAGAAATAGTCCACATCAATGATTTAATTGATGGCTATAAAAAACTAAATGATTATCAAATCCTGGTCCTTCCAGGTGGATTTTCTTATGGAGATGACACTGGCTCTGGCAATGCTTTAGCAAATAAAATTAAAAACAATTTCTGGTATGAAATAAAAGATTTTGTTGAGAAAGACCATCTAGCAATAGGAATCTGTAATGGTTTTCAAGTTATGGTTAATCTCGGTCTGCTCCCTGCTTTAGATAAACAATATGGTGAAAGAAATGTTGCACTAATCTACAACAATTCAGCCAGATACATTGACAGATGGGTTGATTTACAATTTAAAGGCAACAGTCCATGGATTAATGGAATAGATAAGATTAGTTTGCCAATAGCACATAAAGAGGGTAAATTCTATACAGAACCAAAAATACTGGCAAAGATTAAGGAACATAACCTAATTGCAGCAAAATATATTAAAGGCAGCATATGTAAATATCAAAGTTTAAAGGCAAATCCAAATGGCTCTCTTGAAGATATTGCAAGTATTACAGATGAATCTAAAAGACTTATTGGAATAATGCCGCATCCTGAAAGAGCCATAGATTTTACTCAACTTCCTAACTGGACATTGTCAAAAGAAAAATATCAAAGAAAGGGGAAAAAACTCCCGGAACAAGGTCCGGAATTACAAATCTTTAGAAACGCAGTAAAATATTTTCAATAA